The Streptomyces sp. NBC_00454 DNA segment CGCAGGGCCCCCGCGTCCAGCTCGAAGCGGGCCCGGCAGTCGGGACAGGCCGCCGTGAAGGCGACCGGCCCGGGAGCCGCCGCCCCGGGAGCGCCCGGACCGGAAGGCACCAGACCGGAAGGGACCGGACCGGAAGGGACCGGACCGGAAGCAGCGGGACCGGAAGCGGCCTGACCGGCGGAATCGGAGGACGGTACGGCCCGCACGGGCACGTCCCGCGGCCCTGGTGGCGTCGGCGACATCGTGCGGAGCCCCCTCAGACCTGTTCCCCAGCAGCCGCCGTGTCCTCATACGCGGCCAGCGCCTCCCGGGCCGCCCGGCGCGCACTGTCCGCCAGCTCCACGGGGGCCACGATGCGCCCCTCGCGGCCCAGCCGCAGCGCGAGGCGGCGCAAGGACGCCGGGTCGGGGCTGCGCAGCGTGATCCGCAGACCGCCCTCGGGCAGCTCCTCCGCACTGTCGTGCGGGTAGTACTCGGCGACCCAGCGCCCGCCGGGACCGACCTCGACCACGACCTCCGGATCCTCGGCGGCCGGCTGGACCAGCCCCTCCGACAGGTCGCGCGGCTCGATCGCGGGCGGATCGGCCCGCTCGTCCAGCAGCCGGATCTCGGCGACCCGGTCCAGCCGGAAGGTGCGCCGCGCCTCGGAGAGGTGGCACCACCCCTCCATGTAGGTGTGCCCGACGGCGAAGAGCCGGATCGGATCCACCTTGCGCTCGGTGAGCTCGTCGCGGGCGGGAGAGTAGTAGCGCAGCCACAGCCGGCGCCGCTCCGCGATGGCCCGGTCCACATCGGCGAAGACCCCGCCCTCGGACTCGAAGGTCACCGAGAGCCGGGAGCTGGCCCCGGCGGCCTCGCCCGCGGCCGCCTCCAGCTTGGCGGTGGCCCGCAGCAGGGCGTCCCGGTCGCTCTCGCGCAGCCCGGGCAGGGTGGCCACCGCGCGGGCGGCGACCAGCAGCGCCGTCGCCTCGTCGGCGGCCAGCCGCAGCGGCTCCGCGGTGGACTCCCCCGAGGCATCGGGGTTGCGCCACCAGATGCGCTCCCCGTCGGTGTCGATGTCGAGCAGGTCCCCGCCGCGGAAACTGGTTCCGCACATGGGGAGCACGTCGAGGTCCGAGATCAGCTCGTCCTCGGTGATCCCGAACGCGCGGGCGACGTCGGCGACGTGCGCGCCGGGGCGCTCGCGCAGGTACGTCACCAGGGACAGCATCCGGCGCGTCTGGTCGATGGCGTTGGCAGCCATGCTGGTACGTCTCCCCCTCAGGGCACGTGCTACGGGATTGGGGCAGCCCCGCGGGACCTCCCCGCGGAACCGGGCCCGGCCACCGGATCGGCGCCGGACCTGCGCGAACGGGCCGGGTCAGCCCTTGGCCACGGCGCGCAGCCGGTCGATCACGTCGGCCCGCAGATCGGCGGGCTCCACCACGACCACGTCGGGGCCGAACTCCACCAGCCAGGCGTCGAGCCCGTGCCCGTACGGGATCTCCAGCTCGTCCCAGCCCTCCCCGCCCGCGCTCTCGCGCACGGCGGTGGCCTTGGCCCGCAGCGGATAACCCGCACCGGCCCGCAGCCGGATCAGCGCGGAGCGGTCCCCGCCCTCCCCGGCCCAGCTCGCCACGGTCTCCCGCACCGTCACCACGTCGGGGACCTCGGCGGTGTACTTGGCCTGGCGCGAACGGACCTTCCCCGTGATCCGTGAGAGCCGGAACACCCGCTCCGCCCCGCGGTCGCGGTCGAAGCCGGCCAGGTACCAGTGGCCGCGCCAGCACTCCAGCGCCCACGGCTCGACCTGACGGGTCTCGGGGCGGGCGGCGTTGGACCTGCGGTAGTCGAAGACCACCGGACGGCGGTCGCGACAGGCCAGCATCAGCGGTTCGAAAGCCGCCTCGTGGACCGGGATCCGCGGTTCGATGGCACTGTGCTGGCCCTCGTAGGGATCCCCGGCCTCGGGCATGCCCCCGGCCCGCAGCTTCTGCAGGGCGCCGCTGGCGGCTCCGGCCAGCCGGGCCTGCTGCCACACCTTCGCCGCGAGCCCCAGGGCCGCGGCCTCCTCGGCGTCCAGCGCCACGGGCGGAAGCCGGTTGCTGTCGCGGCGGGCCAGGTAACCGGTGTCGCCCTCCAGGTTCTCGACGGTCTCGATGACCAGCCCGAGCTCCCGCAGATCGTCCTTGTCCCGCTCGAACATCCGGTTGAAGGAGTCGTCGTTCCCGGCTTCCATGTACGCCTCGATGGAACCGCGCAGTTCGCGCTTGCTGAGCGGCCGACGCGTCCCCAGCAGACACAGCGCCAGATTCATCAGCCGCTCGGCCTTGGCAATCGCCATCGAGCCCCATCCGCCCTTCTCGCCGCGCGGTCCCTCGCACCCCGACCGCGTACACCCTCGTGACCGTTGACCGTACCGCCCCGGTCCGCCAGGGCAAAAGCGAGGGCCCCTGCCGAACGGCAGGGGCCCCACGACTTCACAGCCGACCGGTCAGGCGGCCATCAGGTCGCACACGAAGATCAGCGTCTCGCCCGGCTTGATGGCACCGCCGGCGCCACGGTCGCCGTACGCGAGGTGGGCCGGGATCGTCAGCTTGCGACGGCCGCCGACCTTCATGCCCTGGACACCCTTGTCCCAGCCGGAGATGACCTGGCCGATACCCAGCGTGAACGGCAGCGGGGCGCCGCGGTTCCAGGAGGCGTCGAACTCCTCGCCGGTGGAGAAGGCCACACCCACGTAGTGGACGGACACGTTGGATCCGGCCTTGGCCTCCGCGCCGTCGCCGACCCAGATGTCCTCGATCACGAGGTCGGCCGGGACATCGCCCTCGGGGAAGTCGATCTCGGGCTTCTCGAGCTTGTCGCTCACGGTACTGCTCCTCAAACGTACGAACAGGGGGACAACCGGGACAGTCTTACACCACGGCGAGGATGTCGAGGCTGAAGACCAGCGTCGAGTTGGCCGGGATGGTGCCCTGCTCCTTGTCACCGAACCCCTGGTCCGGCGGGATCACCAGCAGGACGCGGCTGCCGACCTTCTTGCCGACCAGACCGTCCTTGAGACCCTTGACCGAAAGCTGGGCCATCGGCCAGGTCACCGACTGGTCGGTGGCGTACGTGCTCTCGAAGGACTTGTCGTCCTTCCACGTCTTGCCGTTGAACTTGACCACCACGTTGTCGGTGTCCTTGACGACCGCGCCGTCACCCTCCAGCACGTAGTCCGACACCAGCTTCGCCGGCGGCGTCACGTCCTTGGGAACCGTCACGGCAACTTCCTTGCCGTCCGTGTTCGTACCGACCTTGGGCAGGTCCTTGTTCTCCTGCGGGACCTCCTTGCCCTTGGCCGAAGCCGGGATGGACGTTCCCTTGACGATGTCCACGACGAAGACCAGCGTGGCATTCGGCTTGATGTCGGCGCCCTGACCCTGCGCCCCGTACCCGAGGTCCGGCGGAATCACGAGCTCCAGACGGCTGCCGACCTTCTTGCCCTCAAGGCCCTGGTCCCAGCCCTTGATGACCTGGCCGGCGCCGATGGTCACGTCGAACGGCTTGCCCTTGCCGAAGCTCTGGTCGAACGGCTTCGTACCGTCCCAGACCTGACCGAGGTAGTTGACCTGGGCGGCGTCGCCCTTCTTCAGCGCCGGGCCGTCGCCCTCACTGATGGTCACCACCTTCAGTTCCTTCGGCGGTTTGCCCGACCCCTTCGCCAGGGTGGGGCTCTCACCGAACTTGGCACCCTTCGTGATCGCGGGCACCCCGTTCTTCATCTCGGAGCCGCTGTCGCCACAGGCCGCTGTCGAAAGCAGCAGAAGGGGTACGACAAGCAGGCCGGCAAGTCGGCGCACGTGTTCCTCAGATCTCAGACGGCACATAGGTCGTCGCCACTCTAAGGCGTGCACAGGGCCCCGTACGAGATTCGTACGGGGCCCTGTCCCAGATCAGTGGTACGTCACACCACGCGCCGCGGCGCCCTACATCCCCGCGATCAGCTTCTCCACCCGGTCGTCCACCGACCGGAACGGGTCCTTGCACAGCACCGTGCGCTGCGCCTGGTCATTGAGCTTCAGATGCACCCAGTCGACCGTGAAGTCCCGCCGCTGCTCCTGCGCACGACGGATGAAGTCACCGCGCAGCCGCGCCCTCGTCGTCTGCGGAGGCACCGACTTGCCCTCGAAGATCTTGAGGTCGTTGCAGATCCGCGCCGCCTGCCCCTTGCGCTCCAGCAGGTAGTACAGCCCGCGCCGGCGGTGGATGTCGTGGTAGGCGAGGTCTATCTGAGCCACCCGCGGATTCGACATCGTCATGTTGTGCTTGGCCCGGTACCGCTCGATCAGCTGGTACTTCATCACCCAGTCGATCTCGGTCCCGATCCGGTCCAGGTCCTCCGCCTCGATCGCGTCCAGGGTCCGGCCCCACAGCTCCAGCACCTGGTCCACGACACCCTCGCGGATGCCCCGGCGCTCGGCGAAGTCCACCGCCTTGTCGTAGTACTCGCGCTGGATCTCCAGCGCCGAGGCCTCCCGGCCGCTCGCCAGGCGCACCTTGCGCTGACCGGTGATGTCGTGGCTGACCTCACGGATCGCCCGGATCGGGTTCTCCAGCGTCAGATCCCGCATCACCGTGCCCGCCTCGATCATGCGCAGCACCAGATCGGTCGCGCCGACCTTGAGCAGCATGGTCGTCTCGGACATGTTCGAGTCGCCGACGATGACGTGCAGACGGCGGTACCGCTCGGCATCCGCGTGCGGCTCGTCACGCGTGTTGATGATCGGCCGCGAACGGGTCGTGGCAGAGCTGACGCCCTCCCAGATGTGCTCGGCCCGCTGGCTCACGCAGTAGACCGCACCCCGCGGCGTCTGCAGCACCTTGCCCGCACCGCAGATCAACTGCCGCGTGACGAGGAACGGGATGAGAATGTCCGCCAGCCGGGAGAATTCCCCGTGCCGGGCCACCAGGTAGTTCTCGTGGCAGCCGTACGAGTTTCCCGCCGAGTCGGTGTTGTTCTTGAACAGATAGACGTCGCCCGCGATTCCCTCCTCGTGCAAGCGGCGTTCGGCGTCGACGAGCAGGCCCTCGAGAATGCGCTCGCCGGCCTTGTCGTGGGTGACCAGTTCGATCAGGTTGTCGCATTCGGGAGTTGCATACTCCGGATGCGAACCCACGTCGAGGTAGAGGCGGGCGCCGTTCCGCAGGAAGACATTGCTGCTGCGGCCCCATGACACAACACGGCGGAAGAGGTAGCGCGCCACTTCGTCAGGAGACAGTCGGCGCTGTCCCCTGAACGTGCACGTGACGCCGTACTCGTTCTCCAGCCCGAAAATGCGGCGGTCCATGACTGAACATTACGCCTTCTGCTCTGTTCTGAAACCGAGTTCGCGAGCGTCGTTTCGATCATTTTCCCGAGAGCCCTCCGCGGAGCCCCCCACCGGAACGCTCACCCCGGTACGTTCCAGCACCTTCCGAGTGACCGTCAGCACCAGCACCGCCGCCGCACCCGCCACACCCGCCACCGCGAACCCGGCCGCCGTACCGCCCGCTTCCACCGCCGGACCCGCCGCACCCGTACCGATCGCCGCACCCACCCCGAAGAACGTCACCAGCCAGGAGAACGCCTCCGTCACCGTGCCCACCGGAGCATGCCGGTCCACCACGATGAACGCACAGGCCAGGCACGGCGCCAGGAACACCCCGGCCAACGCCGCCAGAGCCGCCATCGCCCACGGACCCGGCACCAGCATCAACGGCAGATAACACACCGCCAGCAACGCCACCAGCACCCGCAACCGCCGCTCCGGCGCACCCGCCCACTGCCGTGCCCCGTACCCCAGACCACCCACCAGCGCACCCAGACCCAGCGCCGCCATCAGCCAGCCGTACACCGCCTGGTTCCCGTGATCGTCCGCATACGCCACACCCGCCACCGTGATCGACCCCAGCGCCGTCCCCACGAAGAAGAAGGCACCCAGCAGCGCCAGCAGCCCGCGCGAACGCAGCGCCCCCAGCCAATGCGCCTCACGCGGCTCCGAACGCCACGTCCGCGAAGGCTCCGACACCACCACCGACAGCGCACCCAGCACACCGATCGCATTGATCACCAGCAGCGCCGCCGCCGGATCCCACAGCGCCACGCACAACGTCACCAGCAGCGGGCCGACCGTGAACATGACCTCCTGCGCCACCGCATCCATCGCGTACGCGGCATGCACCCGCTCCTCGCGGCCACCGAGCACCCCCGGCCACAGCGCACGCAGCCCGCCCTCCAGCGGAGGCGTGAACAGACCCGCCACCACCACCGCCCCGTACGCCCACGCCGCCGAACCCGTACCCGCGAACGCCAGCCACACCATGCCCAGCGCCGACACCACCGCCGCCGGCAACTGCACCCGCGGCTGCCCGTACAGGTCCACCGCCCGGCCCAGCAACGGCTGCCCCACCGCATTGGCCACCCCGTACACCGCGGCCAGCGCCCCCGCCAGGGAGTAGCTGCCCCCCTCGGCCCGCGTGAACAGCACGATCGCGATCGGCGCCGTACCGTTCGGCAGCCGCCCTATCAGCGTGCCCACCAGCAGCCTCGCGGCGTGCCGGGTCCTGAGCAGCTCCGCATAACCCGCGGCCATCTCCGCCCCCTCCTGCCCGGACCCCGCCGGGGTAATACGTATAACTTGACGCGTCATACGTACCATGGCCACAGACGGCCGGTCCACCCGCCGAACCCCCCGAACCCCCCGCGACCTCGCACTACAGGAGCACCATGTGACGAGACCCACCAGCCGCGACGTGGCCACCGCCGCCGGAGTCTCCCAGGCCACCGTCTCCCTCGTACTCGGCGAAAAATGGCGCGGCCGCGTCTCCGAACGCACCGCCGACCACGTCCGCCACACCGCCACCCAACTCGGCTACCGCCCCAACCTCGCCGCCCGCAACCTCCGCCTCGGCTCCACCCGCACCGCCCTCCTCGTCGTCCCCGCCCTCACCAACGAATTCTTCGCCCGCGTCTACACCGGCGCCGCCCGCATCGCCTCCGACCACGGCTTCGGCGTCGTCCTCTACCCCTCCCCCGACGGCACCGGCCCCGCCCGCGACCCCTTCGCCTCCGCCCGCGCCGCCCTCGACGGAGTCATCGCCTCCTCCATGGCCGCCGACGCCCTCCACGCCCTCGGCGGCGACACCCTCCCCCTCGTCATGCTCGACAGCGACCCCACCGCCCACACCGCCGCCGCCCACGTCAACCTCGCCATCGCCGACGGCATGCACCAAGTCACCCAACACCTCCAAAACCACGGCCACCGCCGCTTCCTCCACCTCGCCTCCGCCATCGACTCCTGGACCTTCGACGTCCGCGCCAAAGCCCTCAGCGCCCACCTGAGCCCCTCCACCGAACTGCGCACCGTACGGGCCCACCTCAGCGTCGACGCCGCCCGTACGGCCATGGAAACCGCCCTGACACCCCTCCACGGCCGCCCCACCGCCATCGTCTGCGACGACGACATCCTCGCCGCCGGAGCCTGCAAGGCCGCCCGCCGCCTCGGCCTGCGCATCCCCGAGGACCTCTCCGTCACCGGCTTCGACGACCTCGCCCTCGCCACCGCCGTCGACCCCGAACTCACCACCGTCCGGCTCCCCGCCGAACGCGTCGGCGAACAAGGCATGACCGCCCTCCTCGCCGTCCTCGAAGGCACCCCCTGGACCGCCCCCGACATCCCCGTCGAACTCGTCGTCCGCGACTCCTCCGGCCCGGCCCCCAGCGCCTGACCCGTCCCGGAACGCGAAAGCGCCCCCGACCCGAAGGCCAGGGGCACCCACACACCACTTCGCTCTACTCGGCTTCCTCATCGGGAGCCTCGTCGTTCGACACGGCATCCGCCTGAGCCGCCGCCGGAACATCCGCCTCCAGCAGCCGCGACAGCTGCCGGCCCCGGATCCGCTTGAACTTGCGCTGCTGCGCCCGCGTACGGTCCAGCACCGCCACCTCCAGCCGCTCCGCCGGAATCGACTTGTCCGCACCGTTCGCCTGGCTCGACAGCGCCTGCACCGCCAGCTTCAACGCCTCGGACAGGGTCATCCCGTCCTGGTGCCGCTGATCGAGGAAGGTACTGATCTGCTCGGCATTGCCGCCGACCGCCACCGAACCGTGCTCGTCCACGATCGAACCGTCGTGCGGCAGGCGGTAGATCTGGTCACCGGCCGCCGTCGCACCGACCTCGGCGACAACGAGCTCCACCTCGTACGGCTTCTCACCCGCACTCGAAAAGATCGTGCCGAGCGTCTGCGCGTAGACGTTCGCCAGCCCACGGGCCGTCACATCGTCACGGTCGTACGTGTATCCACGCAGATCCGCGTACCGCACACCGCCGATCCGCAGGTTCTCGTACTCGTTGTACTTGCCGGCGGCCGCGAAGCCGATCCGGTCATAGATCTCGCTGAACTTGTGCAGCGCACGGGACGGGTTCTCACCGACGAACACGATGCCGTCGGCGTACTGGATGACAACAAGGCTCCGACCGCGGGCGATGCCCTTGCGGGCGTATTCCGCCCGGTCGGCCATGGCCTGCTGGGGTGACACATAGAACGGAGTCGACACCGGCTTTCCGTCCCTTTCTTCTGGACGACGAGGAGGTCAGAGATCAGAGCAGTGCGGCGCGCGGACCGTCGGGCTGCTCCAGCCGACGATTCGTGATCTTGCGGGCCAGCTCCGAGGACTCCTCGTCGGTCAGCCTGCGGAATCCCTCGTCCGTCATGACGGTGACGATGGGGTAGATGTGGCGGTAGAGGTCCGGGCCACCGGTCGCCGAGTCGTCGTCGGCGGCGTCGTACAACGCCTGGACGACGAGCGTCGTGGCCTCCTCCTCCGTCAGCTTGGAGTGGTACAGCTTCTTCATCGACCCGCGGGCGAAGATCGAGCCCGAACCGGTCGCGGCGTAGCCGTGCTCCTCGGAGCGGCCGCCGGTCACGTCATACGAGAAGATCCGGCCCCGCTCCTTGGCCTCGTCGTACCCCGCGAAGAGCGGCACGACGGCCAGACCCTGCATCGCCATCCCCAGATTGCTCCGGATCATGGTCGACAGCCGGTTCGCCTTGCCCTCGAGGGAGAGGGTCGCCCCCTCCACCTTCTCGAAGTGCTCCAGCTCCAGCTGGAACAGCTTCACCATCTCCACGGCCAGACCGGCGGTGCCCGCGATGCCGACGGCGGAGAACTCGTCCGCCGGGAACACCTTCTCGATGTCCCGCTGCGCGATCATGTTCCCCATGGTCGCCCGCCGGTCACCGGCGAGCACGACCCCGCCGGGGAAGGTGGCGGCCACGATGGTCGTCCCGTGCGGCGCCTCGATGACCCCGTCGGGCAGCTTCCGGTTGCCCGGGAGCATCTCGGGCTGGTGCGCGCCCAAGAAGTCCATGAAGGACGACGACCCCGGCGTCAGGAAGGCTGCCGGTAGACGCCCTGTGCTACGAGTGTTGGGTTCCACAGGTTTCCTTCCACGTAAGCGGCTGCACGCCGTATGACGTCCGGCCGATCCTTGAGCTGCCCAATTCCTGCGTTGCAGCCGAAGCAAAGTACGCCTCGGACCTTACCCGTCTGGTGATCGTGATCAACATGCTCCGCCGGAGCCTCCTGGCAGATCACGCAGACCCCGCCCTGGGCGGCGATCATCTCCTCCCGCTCGGCCTCGGTGATGCCGTACGAGCGCATTAAATGGCCCGCCCGGCTTTCGACCGCTCGACATGTCTTGCAGCGCGTCGACAGTCCATCGGAGGCCGTCTTGTTGCGGTCCCATTCGGAGTGCGGCTTGATCTCACCGCAGCGGCGGCAGCACTTGTGCCCTTCGGGAGTTTCCACCCGAGGACGCACGTTCATCCCCTTGGCTATCTGACGCTGCTGGTGGTACTCCGACGCGCAACTCTTGCAATACACCTGCAAGCCATCCCGCATCGAACGGTTCGATGAGAAGGCTGCGAGCGGTTTCCACTCCCGACACCGCGCACAGCGCTTCCCCTCCTCGCCAACCGCCACTCCCCCACCTTTCACCTTCGATTCGAAGGTAAAATGGCCTTACTGGCCACCCTTCTGAACGAACGACCGCACGAAATCCTCGGCGTTCTCCTCTAGGACATCGTCAATCTCGTCAAGTACCGAGTCGACGTCGTCGGAGAGCTTTTCCTGTCGCTCCTTGAGGTCGGTCGACTCTTCGACCGCCGCCTCCTCGACCTCCTCGGTCGAGCGCTGCGCCTTCTGCTGTCCGCCGCCGGTGTCCTTGGTCGCCATGTCTAGCTCACCCCGCTCGGTTCGCACGCTCACGTCGAAAGACCCCGCGAATTCGGGATCCCTCAAGATCAGACTCTACTTCGGACCCTACAAGGAGGGTCCGACATCCGTCCCGGTACTTTCATAACGTCCGGGTGTCTTCATGATTCCCGGACCGGGGGCCTTTCAGCCCCCGTCCGGGGATCGGAAAGACTCAGCGCCCCGACAGCACCCGCACCAGGTCCTCCGCCGTGCGGCAGCGGTCCAGGAGCTCCTTCACGTGGGCACGGGTGCCCCGCAGGGGTTCCAGGGTCGGGACCCGCTGGAGGGAGTCGTGGCCCGGCAGGTCGAAGATCACCGAGTCCCACGAGGCCGCGGCCACGTCATCGGCGTACTGCTCCAGGCAGCGTCCCCGGAAGTACGCCCGGGTGTCCTCCGGCGGCTTGCTCTGCGCCCGCTCCACGGCGCTCTCGTCCAGGAGCCGCTTCATCTTGCCGCGGGCCACGAGGCGGTTGTAAAGCCCCTTCTCGGGCCGTACGTCCGCGTACTGCAGGTCGACCAGGTGGAGCCGGGCGGCGTCCCAGCCGAGGCCGTCGCGGCGCCGGTAGCCCTCCAGGATCTCCCGCTTCGCGATCCAGTCGAGCTCTCCCGACAGGCTCATCGGGTCGCTCTCCAGCCGGCCCAGGACGTCCTCCCAGCGGGCCAGCACATCCTTGGTCTGCTCGTCCGCGTCGGAGCCGAAACGCTCCTCCACGTACTTCCTGGCCAGCTCGTAGTACTCCATCTGGAGTTGTACGGCGGTCAGCGTCCGGCCGCTGCGCAGCGTGATGAGGTGTTTCAGGTCGGGGTCGTGGGAGACCTGGTGGAGGGTGCGTACGGGCTGGTCCACGGCGAGGTCGACGTTGATGTAGCCGTCTTCGATCATGGACAGGACGAGTGCGGTGGTGCCGAGCTTGAGGTAGGTGGAGATCTCGGAGAGGTTGGCGTCGCCGATGATCACGTGGAGGCGGCGGTATTTCTCCGCGTCCGAGTGCGGTTCGTCGCGGGTGTTGATGATGGGGCGCTTGAGGGTGGTCTCGAGGCCGACCTCGACTTCGAAGTAGTCGGCGCGCTGGCTGATCTGGAAGCCGTGTTCGCGGCCGTCCTGGCCGATGCCGACCCGGCCGGCGCCGGTGAAGACGAGGCGGGAGACGAAGAAGGGGGTGAGGTGGCGCACGATGTCCGAGAAGGGGGTTTCCCGCTTCATCAGGTAGTTCTCGTGCGTGCCGTAGGAGGCGCCCTTGTTGTCGGTGTTGTTCTTGTAGAGGTGGATGGGCTGGGCCCCGGGGAGCTGGGCGGCCCTGACGGCGGCCTCGGCCATGATCCGCTCGCCGGCCTTGTCCCAGAGGACGGCGTCGAGCGGGTTGGTGATCTCCGGGGAGCTGTATTCGGGGTGTGCGTGGTCCACGTAGAGGCGTGCGCCGTTGGTGAGGATGACGTTGGCGAGGCCGATGTCCTCGTCGGTGAGCTGGCTGTTGTCGGCGGCCTCGCGGGCGAGGTCGAAGCCGCGGGCGTCCCGCAGCGGGTTCTCTTCCTCGAAGTCCCAGCGGGCGCGTCGCGCCCGGTGCATCGCCGCCGCGTAGGCGTTGACGATCTGGGACGAGGTGAGCATGGCATTGGCGTTCGGGTGCCCCGGGACGGAGATCCCGTACTCCGTCTCGATCCCCATTACTCGCCGTACGGTCATGCGGCCCTCCTTGCCCGGCGGCGCTCCCGTTCGGGAGCGGCGCTCAAGTACCGCTGGTGCTGAGGTGCGTCGTGTGCGGTGCCCGTCCCCGCACTGCGCGACCTGCGGTACGGATGAGCCTAGAACCACTCCGCGCTGGTGGGGAGATCATTTCAGTCATTGAATTTCGACCTGTCACCGGCTGAAAAGAGCAGTCGGTAAAGCAGTCGGCTGCGGGTGCCCTTGCGGGCTCCCGCAGCCGGCCCGCTTC contains these protein-coding regions:
- the dop gene encoding depupylase/deamidase Dop; translation: MTVRRVMGIETEYGISVPGHPNANAMLTSSQIVNAYAAAMHRARRARWDFEEENPLRDARGFDLAREAADNSQLTDEDIGLANVILTNGARLYVDHAHPEYSSPEITNPLDAVLWDKAGERIMAEAAVRAAQLPGAQPIHLYKNNTDNKGASYGTHENYLMKRETPFSDIVRHLTPFFVSRLVFTGAGRVGIGQDGREHGFQISQRADYFEVEVGLETTLKRPIINTRDEPHSDAEKYRRLHVIIGDANLSEISTYLKLGTTALVLSMIEDGYINVDLAVDQPVRTLHQVSHDPDLKHLITLRSGRTLTAVQLQMEYYELARKYVEERFGSDADEQTKDVLARWEDVLGRLESDPMSLSGELDWIAKREILEGYRRRDGLGWDAARLHLVDLQYADVRPEKGLYNRLVARGKMKRLLDESAVERAQSKPPEDTRAYFRGRCLEQYADDVAAASWDSVIFDLPGHDSLQRVPTLEPLRGTRAHVKELLDRCRTAEDLVRVLSGR